The genomic region TCGACGAGAGCGTCAGGAGCCGTCCCCTCCAGATAGGCAAGGACAATATCCGTATTGGAGAGGCTGCCGATCTTCATCGACTCCAACTTTAACCGCGGAGTACAAAGCTTTCTCCGAATCAAACTTGTGTTTGTGCGCAATGCCTCGGTGAAGCCTTCGCGAGGACCTCGAATGGAAGCTTCGATGACCGGTTCTTCGATACCCCTTTGCGGAAACTTACTAAAATCCGCAAGGAAACCCTTGGAAGCACCTTCCACCATCAATAATACCTGACCGCGCAATACGCCATCGACGTTCTTTTGGATCTCGTCGCTTGTCGTCAGGTTTGCCGCCGCAAGAACCCCCATGCCTTCCAAGTCGAGGCCTTGGCGGTTTCCGTCCGACTCCGATGTTTCCATGAGATCGACGATCGGTTTCAAAACGGTATTTTCCATTTCCCGCGTATCCACAAGTCCGTCAGCGTAAACCAGGAGCAATTGCATATGCTCCGGGGAAGGGAGCGATCGAAAAACGATATCCGAGCAATGAGCGAAAATTTTCCGAAGCAGAGATTCATTCGTTCTTATGTCGACGGTGAAGCGATCACTGCTGGTCATGGCGCGCTTGCCTCCGTAAAGGGATATGGGTAGTATTCCGAAGAGCTTCGCTGCATATCCATAAATCGGCAAGAGCGTCCTAACGTGAAAAAAAGAAGCCGATTTTACCCGGCTTCTTTTTTCGTTGCTTATGACGAATTGATCTGGACATCCTAAGGATTGAAAAATGCACGCGTATCCTCTCGAAGCTTGGCCGGTAATACGCGCTCTTAATAGTTTCCTTGTCAAACGAGCAATTTACGGTTGGAGGGTTTGGATAGAAATGCATTTGACAGGAGGGTCAAATCAAATTATATTATGGACATAACTAATCGTCGATAAATCTTGTCGGCAATTGTGGATGAAGGGGGATTCGCTTATGAATAAAATGCTGATTCTGAATGCTCACCCTATGGTGGATGCTGCGGATTCGTTCAGTTTGCGTGTGTTTCATCATTTCCTTCGAGTTTATAAGGAACTGAATCCGACGGAGAACATCGAACAAATCAATCTTTACGAAGCGGATATCCCATTGGTCGACCGTGCCTTCTTAGAAGCCAGGGAGAAACTGGCGAAGGGAGCGGCGCTTTCCAAGGCGGAACAACATATCGTCGATCGAACGTCGGCGCTCTTGAAACAGTTTAAAGAGGCGAAGAAATACGTAATCGTCATGCCGCTGCATAACTTTAATATTCCATCGAAGTTGAAGGATTATTTCGACAATGTCTTTATCCCTCGGGAGACTTACAAATTTACCGAAAACGGATCTGTAGGATTATTGAAGGATGGGAGAAGTCTTCTTGTCATCCAAGGGAGCGGATCCATCTATACAAATAACGATTGGTACACAGAGGTGGAGTTCTCTCATAAGTACCTCAAGGCCATGTTTACCTTCCTTGGCATTGAGGATTATCGAATCTTGCGAGTGCAAGGTACCGCAATACTGAACCCTGATAAAATCCTTGAAGAAGCTTTCCGCGAAGCCGAAGAAGCGGCAAAACGGATGGCCGTACAGGGCGCCCCCGTTTAATATAAAAGAAAGAATCGATGCTTGGTCTTGAAGGGATTGCAAGCTATTTCTTTATCGGAAAAAATACAAGACACAAAAGCATTTATTGCTTTCGTGTCTTTTTTTACGGAGGAGTCGTAACAATTGACGAGGCTAAGCGGCGGATCTGTCGCCGGTAACGCAGGATTCGGATTTCAGACGGCTACTCGAACCATTGGGTGATACGCTTTACTTTGGCGAAACCTAAATAAGTATACCGAATCGTCATTTCTTGAACAGCCCCTTGGTCGTACCGAACGACGAGGCCGTAATGGATCGGAGTTCGCTTCTCCGAGTTCGTCTTCCTTGCAACGATCGTCCGAATCTCTTCGGCGGATAATTGCGGTTGGATGGATGCGTCATGTAATCCCATAAGTGTAGTCGCAGGGTCGGTCTGTTCCCCCAGAAATTGCACAAGGCGATTGGAATCGTAAGTTATACCGAGCTGAATTCGATCCGGCACCGTCCCGCCATTTACCGTGACGCTTTGTATATCGATATCCGAGTTGCTCCCATTGACAATCTCAAGGGTATAAACTTTACCGTTGCCGTCCGGGTCCTCATATATGGTCA from Paenibacillus antri harbors:
- a CDS encoding FMN-dependent NADH-azoreductase, whose protein sequence is MNKMLILNAHPMVDAADSFSLRVFHHFLRVYKELNPTENIEQINLYEADIPLVDRAFLEAREKLAKGAALSKAEQHIVDRTSALLKQFKEAKKYVIVMPLHNFNIPSKLKDYFDNVFIPRETYKFTENGSVGLLKDGRSLLVIQGSGSIYTNNDWYTEVEFSHKYLKAMFTFLGIEDYRILRVQGTAILNPDKILEEAFREAEEAAKRMAVQGAPV